In Montipora foliosa isolate CH-2021 chromosome 9, ASM3666993v2, whole genome shotgun sequence, the DNA window GTACATGTGGAAATAATCCACGCTCGCTCAAAAACAAACGAACCTCAAACCAGCAGCAATCTAGACGATAATGCACGACAGAAGGCCGAGGCTACGATCAATGTACAACTGAATAACGACACTCCGCAAGAACTTATTACCATCGACTGCGCTCCGATGAAAATGTCATGTAACGAGAAGAAGACTCGGAACTCACGAGGGTTTCTGATGACCCCCGAAGAAACCAGACTAACAAACACTTTTATTTTAGTGGTGGCTGCTTTCCTAGTCTCCTGGACACCATTCGTTGTGACCATGTTTTTCGATATGTACTGTCCACGATCTTTGCCTCACGCTGTGGATTTTACATCACTTTTACTTGGTTATGCAAACAGTATGTGTAATCCCATATTGTACGGACTGCGCAACTCCGCTTTTGCACAAGGTTTTCTTAATCTCTACTCAAGATTTTTACCAAAGCGATCAGGGTGTGCATAGTGGAACCCACTTTGTCTTGTCAACAGAAATGTGTCTCGTGGCGAAAGCCACTGCAACCTGGAAAAGAACCAAGATAAAATTGAACTCTTCGCATGAGTCCTTAGTATTGAAAATTTTAGTGATTAGCAAGACTATTGAACTCTAGTatagaaaaacaaggaaaatgaaaagtctctaattaaggacggtgcctgctaattaaagatatttttgccccggtgcgtgattatgcaggaaatgtagatcttgacaagtgttattgaaatccaaaaagaaaattgggggtaaccacgcatttttcaaagataattcatgaataatatttgtaaaaagctgtaaaatacaaagcaatgtatggcgttctttcacaaactgaaacttaattatctctcaaaaatgcatggttacccccaattttctttttggataccaagagtacttattaagatgtactttctccggatagttttaagccgcgcaaaaatatccctgtattagtaagcatcggcgataggaaatccgagtatctggagatgcgcagaacgtatgcgcaataacaatagtaggcaccgtccttaattaaataCTAGAACTTCGATAGCCAATGAAGATGCAAAACGGTTCAGTGTTTTATATTTGTTGTTTAAACGGAACTTTCTTTAATAGTTAGCGCAACATTTTCTAGCGATTTTCCCTTGAATATCTGCTATGTATACGCAGTCTCCTATAAAATATAAGCTCgtgtttacagaaaaaaaattcaaaggatCCAGTCTTAAAATAGTGATGATCAGCTTTATTTACTGAGGGCGCTTTCTATTTGACAgcactgaccggccagaccaggcatttggaaggactaactctaatataatcctccagaagaatgcgagggattatcgtgcaagtgtttcttcaaattgatgaaggggtagtttctaaagaaactgtggtgctgcgtcggtggggaagtagtatacaaaaatttggttttatcaacggccgcaagaatctggaacaaaaattcatctttcaaatcggcacccttaatcttcacggtattaacgaacgcttttcatttaactaatatattcctatttttcacgttgccatgttaccattaatagcgtagctcctactctactataaaaactacacgtaacccataatccctcgattcgctctgacgaagggctaacgctcgaaactttagcttttagaatctctgtacggtggccaatttacattatcaactccgttgataaaaccaaatttttgtttcttcaaattgttgcattttcttcgCAAACTGAGGGGTCTGTCCCGCCAGTActagttctgacaaaaggaaagcgccctgagtgtcaagtcttctagcaCTGCGACACTAATGAAAGGCACTGTTcattgaaatcaaatcaaattaaggacgatgcctactattgttattgcgcgtacgttctgcgcatctaaagatactcggatttcctattggcggtgcttattaatacaaggatatttttgcgcggtttaaaactatgcggagaaagcagaacttagcaagtgctcttgggggtaaccatgcattttcagagataattgagcttcaatttggcaaagaatgccatacattgctttgtattttaaagctttttacaaatattgcggattaattatcttcgaaaaatgggtggttacctccaatttcctttttggatttcaataacacttgctgagatctgcttttcctgcatatttagtaaaccgcgcaaaaatacctttgaattagtaggcaccatcctaaACTCATATCAAATCGAAATCTCTGTTGGCTTTAGATAATGAGGAAAaacggagtacctggagaaaaaccttttaGAGAAGAGACCCACTTATAAGTGCTAAATCCGGAGAAACGGACCCCAGCTGCCTTACACCGCGCCAACCCTTCCATAAACTAAATTTCAGCACCTAGGCACATGTTGTTCGTTCCAACAGCTCGTACCTTTGCGATTCCAAGGACTGCAGGTaggttaaaaatgtttttatttttcgtaAGCGAAAGACATTTTAAGCGATTAAACCTTCAGTTTAAAATTACTCAGGAACCTTAATTACTAATTGTGGCAATACACAATCGATTTTTGATGAATtgcattgaatttttttcttgatcatTCCAGCTGCAATTTCTTCCTACTCCTATCAATGCGACAAAAAAaaggtatttcatcagtatctataaaataaacaaagatATAAAATAAGCTATAAGAAATAGAAGCTAAAATTCAAATATTCATAACATTAAATTGATCACATCAGTGATACCATAATTTACTgcaatatacatttctttctttgcagtaaaaagcaacaacaaaCGACTTCTGGAACCTTTTGGTTTTTATGTTTGGGAGTGTGCACATTCGTTTATTTCGCAAGTTAAACTTCAAATTCAGTATTGTTGCGTTCAAGCAGCAAGGGAGCAGGGCAGCTACAGTAGTTATGTTAGCCATCGCTCTCGATGATCTCGTTGTATAACGTCACAAATCTTCCCGTCTACCAAAAAGTGACTTCAATTTAGAATATTCTAATACCCCTCTGTATGATAAATCTATTACGCTCACTTCTGGACCCTTCTCAATTTGATCGGACAGATTATGAATTTGTTCAATTCTGACTGAAAGGATCAGTAATAATGAGCATTAATGTTTCGAGAATTTCGACAACGTTGCTTGGCGATTCCGACATTATGTTTTTTCACAAGCTTCCAATTCCaggaagttcagtttgttgaaatttgaaagctgattATCTGACTGATTGAGACAATAACGGAAATTTTGTTTGGCTTCACTTCATAataatgattgttatttaaataCGAAGCGTTTTAACAAGGCGGACCTCATAAACATGAAATTAAAGCGAAATTGATTTCTCAACCATTTTTTGGTTGAACTTGCCGGTCACATCACCGTGGATAGTAAGTTGATTAAGCAACACTGTCTGGGAACTCGCCTTAGTTTTTAATCTCATAATATTTGTTCGGTGAAACAACCTAAACTGTCAAGAGTTGCTTACAAGCCTGAAAAACGCAGTATATCGATTTTTCTATTGGTTCACGGATAGATTAAGACTTCTCCAGATGACGTTAAGCCTGTCGGTCATTATAATTGAAACCACTGTCCTCTTTATTATAGGAGCTGCGGCTTTAATTGGAAATGTCAGTTTATTCCTCGTCGTTTATGAGAACAAAAATCTTCGCACCAACACCAACATTTTCATCCTCAACCTTGCCGCGGCAGACATCTTAGTGTCTGGAGTAAGTATGCCAGTTACTGCAGTGACGATTATAAAACAGCGATGGATTTTTGGACACGTAACATGCGTGGTGTTCGGCTTTTTTACGATTTTGTCGTTCATAGCGTCCGTTATGTTCCTTGGTATGATCGCTATTAATCGATATTTTTACATCGTCAAGTGGAAAACTTACAGCCACACCTTCAACAAGAAAAAAGTATGGCTTTACGGAGCCACTGTCTGGATAGTTTCAATACTTCTAGCTTCGCTACCTCTTTTTGGGTGGGGGAAATACGACTTCATCCCAGGAAAGTCGTATTGTTTTGTCGACTGGAGTGCGAGCGTCTATTACGCTTATTTTATGATTGCAGTTTGCTTCTTTGGACCCCTTTCAGCTGTGATCTTTTCTTACCATCAAATTCTGAATTTGACAATCACCTCGAAAATAAAAGTGGGGGCCACAAGAAATAATTTGACACTCTCGTCGGTGGAAATAATCCACGCTCGCTCAAAAACAAACGAACCTCAAACCAGCAGCAATCTAGACGATAATGCACGACACCAAAACGCTGAGGCTACGATCAATGTACAACTGAATAAGGACACTCCGCAAGAACTTATTACCATCGACTGCgctccaatgaaaatgtcatatAACGAGAAGACTCGGAATTCACGAGGGTTTCTGATGACCCCCGAAGAAACCAGACTAACAAACACTTTTATTTTAGTGGTGGCTGCTTTCCTAGTCTCCTGGACACCATTCGTTGTGACCATGTTTTTCGATATGTACTGTCCACGATCTTTGCCTCACGCTGTGGATTTTACATCACTCTTACTTGGTTATGCAAACAGTATGTGTAATCCCATATTGTACGGACTGCGCAACTCCGCTTTTGCACAAGGTTTTCTTAATCTCTACTCAAGATTTTTACCAAAGCGATCAGGGTGTTTATAGTGGAACCCACTTTGACTTGTCAGCAGAAATGTGTCTCGTGGCAAAAGCCACTGCAACCTGGAAAAGAACCAAGGTAAAATTGAACTCTTCGCATGAGTCCTTAGTATTGAAAATTTTAGTGATTAGCAAGACTATTGAACTCTGGTatagaaaaacaaggaaaatgaaaaGTCTCTAATTAATTAAATACTAGAACTTCGATAGCCAATGAAGATGCAAAACAGTTCAGTGTTAAATATTTGTTGTTTAAACGGCGCCGGCACTTTCTTTAATAGTTGGCGCAACATTTCTTTGCGATTTTCCATTAAATATCTGCTATGTATACGCAGTCTCCTATAAAATATAAGCTCgtgtttacagaaaaaaaattcaaaggatCCAGTCTTAAAATAGTGATGATCAGCTTTATTTACTGAGGGCGCTTTctatttgacagaactgaccggccaggccgggcatttggaaggactaactctaatataatcctccagaagaatgcgagggattatcgtgcaagtgtttcttcaaattgttgcattttcttctcAAACTGAGGGGTCTGTCCGGCCAGTActagttctgacaaaaggaaagcgccccgagtgtcaagtcttctaggGCTGCAGCACTAATGAAGGGCACTGTTcattgaaatcaaatcaaattaaggacgatgcctactattgttattgcgcatacgttctgcgcagctaaagatactcggatttcctatcggcggtgcttattaatacaaggatatttttgcgcggtttaaaactatgcggagaaagcagaacttagcaagtgctcttgggggtaaccatgcattttcagagataattgagcttcaatttggcaaagaatgccatacattgctttgtattttaaagctttttacaaatattgctgattaattatcttcgaaaaatgggtggttacctccaatttcctttttggatttcaataacacttgttgagatctgcttttcctgcatatttagtaaaccgcgcaaaaatacctttgaattagtaggcaccatcctaaACTCATATCAAATCGAAATCTCTGTTGGCTTTAGATAATGAGGAAAAACGGAGTACCTAGAGAAAAACCTTTTAGAGAAGAGACCCACTTATAAGTGCTAAATCCGGAGAAACGGACCCCAGCTGCCTTACACCGCGCCAACCCTTCCATAAACGAAATTTCAGCACCTAGGCACTTGTTGTTCTTTCCAACAGCTCGTACCTTTGCGATTCCAAGGACTGCAGATAGGttaaaattgtatttatttTGCGTAAGCAAAAGACATATTATGCGATTAAACCTTCAGTTTAAAATTACTCAGGAACCTTAATTACTAATTGTGGCAATACACAATCGATTTTTGATGAATTGtactgaatttttttctttatcattcCAGCTGCAATTTCTTCCTA includes these proteins:
- the LOC137972007 gene encoding octopamine receptor beta-2R-like, with the protein product MTLSLSVIIIETTVLFIIGAAALIGNVSLFLVVYENKNLRTNTNIFILNLAAADILVSGVSMPVTAVTIIKQRWIFGHVTCVVFGFFTILSFIASVMFLGMIAINRYFYIVKWKTYSHTFNKKKVWLYGATVWIVSILLASLPLFGWGKYDFIPGKSYCFVDWSASVYYAYFMIAVCFFGPLSAVIFSYHQILNLTITSKIKVGATRNNLTLSSVEIIHARSKTNEPQTSSNLDDNARHQNAEATINVQLNKDTPQELITIDCAPMKMSYNEKTRNSRGFLMTPEETRLTNTFILVVAAFLVSWTPFVVTMFFDMYCPRSLPHAVDFTSLLLGYANSMCNPILYGLRNSAFAQGFLNLYSRFLPKRSGCL